From a single Aricia agestis chromosome 17, ilAriAges1.1, whole genome shotgun sequence genomic region:
- the LOC121735445 gene encoding uncharacterized protein LOC121735445 — MTNKRKHEDAAKAKRQRRRKRSHSEPLESDGGEKRQVLKRLFGRICSVDLDRPEPEEVEVNDENDDPLLDSIPVDMDPEQLGFLVCAQETLRFLHGRGIPIEHPVFARLRSRLLRGIDEMATA; from the coding sequence ATGACGAACAAACGCAAGCACGAGGACGCGGCGAAGGCTAAGCGGCAGCGTCGCCGCAAGCGCTCCCACAGCGAACCGCTGGAATCCGACGGCGGGGAAAAACGACAGGTCCTGAAAAGGCTCTTCGGTCGAATCTGCTCCGTCGACTTAGACAGGCCTGAACCAGAGGAAGTGGAAGTGAACGACGAAAACGACGATCCCCTTCTGGACTCGATTCCCGTGGACATGGATCCGGAGCAGCTGGGTTTTCTGGTGTGCGCGCAGGAGACGCTGCGCTTCCTCCACGGGCGGGGAATCCCCATCGAGCACCCCGTcttcgcgcggcttcgctcgcggcTGCTTCGTGGTATCGATGAGATGGCGACAGCCTGA